A single region of the Thioalkalivibrio nitratireducens DSM 14787 genome encodes:
- a CDS encoding complex I subunit 1/NuoH family protein encodes MMQDLVVHGVFIVYAVLMLMTVGLILTWVERKQAAIMSDRIGANRAYLRIPFTQVKLVWWGLFHGLADGLKMLLKEDWKPQSYDRVAYALAPWFAFVPVMAVFAVIPFGGELAPGTFFGWFEGPSEWFGERSYAMQVAPLDAGLLIVFALGGIAVIGAMLAGWSSNNKFSLLGAVRAGSQMISYEVVIGLTVIGLILIYGTVNLVSIVEQQSGLLFGFLPAWGIFVQPFAAILFLVAAQAENQRIPFDLPEAESELIAGYFTEYSAMKMGLFMFAEFIHIAIIAALFTTLFLGGYNLPYMNDAGFLLPGGFEIALPHVLVVILQITTFWVKVFLMCGFLILVRWSLPRFRYDQLLRFAWRFLLPLALINLAVTAIAVWALRGVGS; translated from the coding sequence ATGATGCAGGATCTGGTCGTGCACGGCGTGTTCATCGTCTACGCGGTGCTGATGCTGATGACGGTCGGACTGATCCTGACCTGGGTCGAGCGCAAGCAGGCCGCGATCATGTCCGACCGGATCGGCGCCAACCGCGCCTACCTGCGCATCCCGTTCACGCAGGTGAAGCTGGTCTGGTGGGGCCTGTTCCACGGTCTCGCCGACGGGCTGAAGATGCTGTTGAAGGAGGACTGGAAGCCGCAGTCGTACGACCGCGTCGCCTACGCGCTCGCGCCGTGGTTCGCGTTCGTGCCGGTGATGGCGGTGTTCGCGGTGATTCCGTTCGGCGGGGAACTGGCCCCCGGCACCTTCTTTGGCTGGTTCGAGGGCCCTTCCGAGTGGTTCGGCGAACGCAGCTACGCGATGCAGGTGGCGCCGCTCGATGCCGGACTGCTGATCGTGTTCGCGCTCGGTGGCATCGCGGTGATCGGTGCAATGCTCGCGGGCTGGTCGTCGAACAACAAGTTCTCGCTGCTCGGCGCGGTGCGCGCCGGCTCGCAGATGATCTCCTACGAAGTGGTGATCGGGCTGACCGTGATCGGGCTGATCCTGATCTACGGCACGGTGAACCTGGTCAGCATCGTCGAGCAGCAGTCGGGGCTTCTGTTCGGGTTCCTGCCGGCCTGGGGGATCTTCGTGCAGCCGTTCGCGGCGATCCTGTTCCTGGTTGCGGCGCAGGCGGAAAACCAGCGCATCCCCTTCGACCTCCCGGAAGCCGAGTCGGAGCTGATCGCCGGCTACTTCACCGAATACAGCGCGATGAAGATGGGCCTGTTCATGTTCGCGGAATTCATCCACATCGCGATCATCGCCGCGCTGTTCACCACATTGTTCCTCGGCGGCTACAACCTGCCGTACATGAACGACGCGGGCTTCCTGCTGCCCGGCGGATTCGAGATCGCGCTGCCGCACGTGCTGGTGGTGATCCTGCAGATCACAACCTTCTGGGTGAAGGTCTTCCTGATGTGCGGGTTCCTGATCCTTGTGCGCTGGTCCCTGCCGCGCTTTCGCTACGACCAGCTGCTGCGTTTCGCGTGGCGCTTCCTGCTGCCGCTCGCGCTGATCAACCTGGCGGTGACCGCGATCGCCGTCTGGGCACTGCGGGGGGTGGGATCGTGA
- a CDS encoding 2Fe-2S iron-sulfur cluster-binding protein translates to MPVIFINGEAVETGEHRTVLQAALANGFYVPHFCWHPELSIVGNCRVCVVEQEGRGVNIACNMPVVDGMRVQTDSEPVRAQRKAMLQFILLNHPVDCGICDKAGECTLQDYHYAYNGEPALSQDPKLHSTKFYPLSDRIILDNERCILCSRCVRFTREVSQSNVLGIEYRGDSALVRPAEDRTLDDDPYSDNVIDICPVGALLSRSFLYQARAWYLEPTPSVCPGCARGCTVQLWHRKPEWRVKGLDPRHNTRILRVTPLENPRVNGPWICNKGRDLGGALERPRAEVAMLKGEPVTTTRAIEAARELIRASGRRVALVSSGGSNEELRAFHSALVANFTTFVKPDHLPQDGEVVEDDLLIRADKNPNTRAARSLFGDSPTEISADTELVLVWGEGADFGAFPRGAKIVLLGSWLAPENGYADVFIPLSIQTERRGHYTNFQGVVSAFEPCCWRPDGVIDAETLFPLLAAPPGSTA, encoded by the coding sequence ATGCCGGTGATCTTCATCAACGGCGAGGCGGTGGAGACCGGCGAGCACCGCACGGTGTTGCAGGCGGCGCTCGCCAACGGCTTCTACGTGCCGCATTTCTGCTGGCATCCGGAGCTGTCGATCGTCGGCAACTGCCGCGTGTGTGTGGTCGAGCAGGAGGGCAGGGGGGTCAACATCGCCTGCAACATGCCGGTGGTCGACGGCATGCGCGTCCAGACCGACTCCGAGCCGGTGCGCGCCCAGCGCAAGGCGATGCTGCAGTTCATCCTGCTGAACCACCCGGTCGACTGCGGCATCTGCGACAAGGCCGGCGAGTGCACCTTGCAGGACTACCATTACGCCTACAACGGCGAGCCGGCGCTGTCGCAGGACCCGAAGCTGCATTCGACCAAGTTCTACCCGCTGTCCGATCGGATCATCCTCGACAATGAGCGCTGCATCCTCTGCTCGCGCTGCGTGCGTTTCACCCGCGAGGTGTCGCAGTCGAACGTGCTCGGAATCGAGTACCGCGGCGATTCCGCGCTGGTGCGACCCGCCGAGGACCGCACGCTCGACGACGACCCCTACTCGGACAACGTGATCGACATCTGCCCGGTCGGCGCCTTGCTGTCGCGCTCGTTCCTGTACCAAGCCCGTGCCTGGTACCTGGAGCCGACGCCGTCGGTTTGCCCGGGCTGCGCGCGCGGCTGCACCGTGCAGCTCTGGCACCGCAAGCCCGAGTGGCGTGTGAAGGGCCTGGATCCCCGTCACAATACCCGGATCCTGCGCGTCACGCCGCTGGAAAACCCGCGCGTCAACGGACCCTGGATCTGCAACAAGGGCCGTGACCTCGGCGGTGCGCTGGAGCGGCCGCGGGCCGAGGTCGCGATGCTCAAGGGCGAGCCGGTGACGACGACGCGGGCGATCGAGGCGGCCCGGGAATTGATCCGCGCGTCGGGGCGTCGGGTCGCGCTGGTTTCGAGCGGGGGATCGAACGAGGAGTTGCGTGCGTTCCACAGTGCACTGGTGGCGAATTTCACCACCTTCGTGAAACCGGACCACCTCCCGCAGGACGGCGAGGTGGTCGAGGACGACCTGCTGATCCGCGCGGACAAGAACCCGAACACGCGCGCGGCCCGATCGCTGTTCGGCGACTCCCCGACGGAGATCTCCGCGGACACGGAGCTGGTCCTGGTCTGGGGTGAGGGAGCGGACTTCGGTGCGTTCCCGCGCGGTGCGAAGATCGTTCTGCTTGGTTCCTGGCTCGCGCCGGAGAACGGTTACGCCGACGTGTTCATCCCGCTGAGCATCCAGACCGAGCGGCGCGGGCATTACACGAACTTCCAAGGTGTGGTCAGCGCGTTCGAACCCTGCTGCTGGCGTCCCGACGGCGTGATCGACGCCGAGACCCTGTTCCCGCTACTGGCAGCACCGCCGGGGAGCACGGCATGA
- the nuoF gene encoding NADH-quinone oxidoreductase subunit NuoF → MTGRKVLMDFEVTADSHTLAAYRARGGYRALAKALQTMRPRDVTQEVVDSGIQGRGGAAFPAGRKWQGIDPDDGQPHYLIANADEGEPGTFKDRWVLEFDPHALLESMLLASYALGVRHAFVYIRGEYDRPWRRLDAAVEEAYAEGLFGENILGSGFACDLFVFRGAGAYVCGEASSLLGSIEGTRAYPRNRPPRMTVRGLYQAPTVVNNVETLASVAWIVRNGARAFREIGTEKSPGTRLISVSGHIRKPGVYEVELGYSWAKFLHEDCGGLLCNKALKAVIPGGISSAVLTGKDAKVLTAGEVEDLTLDHEKLRAAGSSLGSGGMIVIAEGTCMVRLLQIMLRFYHHESCGQCTPCREGTGWMHRVIDRIVAGQGRPEDIDTLYHVARFNDGTTICGLGDAAGYAATAMLDNFRDEFEYFIEHRHSKFGGNLECR, encoded by the coding sequence ATGACCGGGCGCAAGGTGCTGATGGACTTCGAGGTGACCGCGGACTCGCACACGCTGGCTGCGTACCGCGCGCGCGGCGGCTACCGGGCGCTGGCGAAGGCGCTGCAGACGATGCGGCCGCGTGACGTCACGCAGGAGGTCGTCGATTCGGGAATCCAGGGGCGCGGCGGGGCGGCCTTTCCGGCCGGGCGCAAGTGGCAGGGGATCGATCCCGACGACGGCCAGCCACACTACCTGATCGCGAACGCCGACGAGGGCGAACCGGGGACGTTCAAGGACCGCTGGGTGCTCGAGTTCGACCCGCACGCCCTGCTCGAATCCATGCTGCTCGCGAGCTATGCGCTCGGGGTGCGCCACGCGTTCGTGTACATCCGCGGCGAGTACGATCGGCCCTGGCGGCGCCTCGACGCGGCCGTCGAGGAAGCCTATGCCGAGGGGCTTTTCGGCGAGAACATCCTGGGCAGCGGGTTTGCCTGCGACCTGTTCGTTTTCCGCGGTGCCGGTGCCTACGTCTGTGGCGAGGCGTCGTCGCTGCTGGGCTCGATCGAGGGCACCCGTGCGTATCCGCGCAACCGGCCGCCGCGGATGACCGTGCGCGGCCTGTACCAGGCGCCGACGGTGGTGAACAACGTCGAGACGCTCGCGAGCGTCGCGTGGATCGTCCGCAACGGCGCGCGGGCATTCCGGGAAATCGGCACCGAGAAAAGCCCGGGCACCCGGCTGATCTCGGTCTCCGGGCATATCCGCAAGCCGGGCGTGTACGAGGTGGAACTCGGTTATTCCTGGGCGAAGTTCCTGCACGAGGATTGCGGCGGACTGCTCTGCAACAAGGCGCTGAAAGCGGTGATCCCGGGCGGCATCTCGTCGGCTGTGCTGACCGGGAAGGACGCGAAGGTGCTGACCGCGGGCGAGGTCGAGGACCTGACGCTCGATCACGAGAAACTGCGCGCCGCGGGTTCGTCGCTCGGGTCCGGCGGGATGATCGTGATTGCCGAAGGCACCTGCATGGTGCGCCTGCTGCAGATCATGCTGCGTTTCTACCACCACGAGTCCTGCGGGCAGTGCACGCCCTGCCGCGAGGGCACCGGCTGGATGCACCGCGTGATCGACCGGATCGTCGCGGGCCAGGGCCGTCCCGAGGACATCGACACGCTTTACCACGTCGCCCGTTTCAACGATGGCACCACGATCTGCGGCCTCGGCGATGCCGCGGGCTACGCGGCGACCGCGATGCTCGACAATTTCCGCGACGAGTTCGAGTACTTCATCGAACACCGGCATTCGAAGTTCGGGGGGAACCTCGAATGCCGGTGA
- the nuoE gene encoding complex I 24 kDa subunit family protein, translating into MRPVKHLIPEFERLKTRLPPGHDATLLLPCLRRIQEDRGYIDNSDIDGLAEYLGVPRIQIEEVLSFYSMLRRRPIGRWHLQVCRNVSCSMRGAEWLLEHLSERLGIGPGETTADGRFTLSTVECLGACGTAPVLMVNEVYHENLGTADLDALIARLD; encoded by the coding sequence ATGCGACCGGTGAAACACTTGATCCCCGAGTTCGAACGCCTGAAGACGCGGCTGCCGCCCGGACACGACGCGACGCTACTGCTGCCCTGCCTGCGCCGGATTCAGGAAGACCGCGGCTACATCGACAACAGCGACATCGACGGCCTGGCCGAGTACCTCGGCGTTCCGCGCATCCAGATCGAGGAAGTGCTGTCGTTCTACTCGATGCTGCGGCGCAGGCCGATCGGGCGCTGGCACCTGCAGGTCTGCCGCAACGTGTCGTGCTCGATGCGCGGCGCCGAGTGGCTGCTCGAGCACCTGAGCGAGCGGCTCGGCATCGGTCCCGGCGAGACCACCGCGGACGGGCGCTTCACGCTCTCCACTGTCGAATGCCTGGGCGCCTGTGGCACCGCGCCGGTGCTGATGGTCAACGAGGTCTACCACGAGAACCTGGGCACCGCGGATCTCGACGCGCTGATCGCGAGGCTGGACTGA
- the nuoD gene encoding NADH dehydrogenase (quinone) subunit D — translation MRDTEETLPNPVRPAFETPSTEDGVIVNIGPSHPATHGTLQIIAELSGEKVVRADVHCGYLHRGFEKECEAHTWHTLIPYVDRLNYCSALINDFAYCDAVETLMGVEITPRTRYLRTLLSEYSRIADHMTCIAASVMELGAMTAFLYLMTIRDWIYEHLADLTGARVTYSYGRIGGLAHDLPDGWLKRLEEILDEYEEYIGRIHGLMDRNRIFIDRTRDVGVISTKDAIHWGFTGPILRSTGAPRDLRRDTPYLAYGELDFEVPVGINGDNYDRYYVRMREMDESVYMIRQLIEMLPEGPINVDDRRCTLPEKERVYTEIESLINHFKLVIDGPQVPAGEVYRAHEAANGELGFFLVSDGTGRPHKVHARAPSFVHMGGLHKLLEGYQFADIISTFGTVNMIGGECDR, via the coding sequence ATGCGCGACACGGAGGAGACCTTGCCGAACCCGGTGCGCCCGGCATTCGAAACGCCGTCGACTGAGGACGGCGTGATCGTGAACATCGGACCCTCGCACCCGGCGACCCACGGCACGCTGCAGATCATCGCCGAGTTGAGCGGCGAGAAAGTCGTGCGCGCCGACGTGCACTGCGGCTACCTGCACCGCGGCTTCGAGAAGGAATGCGAGGCGCACACCTGGCACACACTGATCCCGTACGTCGACCGGCTGAACTACTGCTCGGCGCTGATCAACGACTTCGCGTACTGCGACGCGGTCGAGACGCTGATGGGGGTCGAAATCACGCCGCGCACCCGTTACCTGCGCACCTTGCTGTCCGAATACTCGCGCATCGCCGACCACATGACCTGTATCGCCGCGTCGGTGATGGAGCTCGGCGCGATGACCGCGTTCCTGTACCTGATGACGATCCGCGACTGGATCTACGAGCACCTCGCGGATCTGACCGGCGCGCGCGTCACCTACAGCTACGGGCGCATCGGCGGGCTCGCGCACGACTTACCCGACGGCTGGCTGAAGCGGCTCGAGGAGATCCTCGATGAGTACGAGGAATACATCGGCCGCATCCACGGGCTGATGGACCGCAACCGCATCTTCATCGATCGCACGCGCGACGTCGGCGTGATTTCCACCAAGGACGCGATTCACTGGGGTTTCACCGGCCCGATCCTGCGCTCGACCGGCGCACCCCGCGACCTGCGCAGGGACACGCCGTACCTCGCCTACGGTGAGCTCGATTTCGAGGTGCCGGTGGGGATCAACGGCGACAACTACGACCGGTACTACGTGCGCATGCGTGAAATGGACGAGTCGGTCTACATGATCCGGCAGCTGATCGAGATGCTTCCGGAAGGCCCGATCAATGTCGACGACCGCCGCTGCACCCTCCCGGAAAAGGAACGCGTGTACACCGAGATCGAATCGCTGATCAACCACTTCAAGCTGGTGATCGACGGCCCACAGGTGCCCGCCGGCGAGGTCTACCGCGCCCACGAGGCGGCCAACGGCGAGCTCGGGTTCTTTCTCGTCAGCGACGGCACCGGCAGGCCGCACAAGGTGCACGCGCGCGCGCCGAGTTTCGTGCACATGGGCGGGTTGCACAAATTGCTCGAGGGCTACCAGTTCGCCGATATCATTTCGACCTTCGGCACCGTGAACATGATCGGCGGTGAATGCGACCGGTGA
- a CDS encoding NADH-quinone oxidoreductase subunit C, with product MNTELLERVRERLAGEGREAALAHGLLAVQLPRDALLDTVRVLKESFGFDLFLDVTAVDWPEREARFDVVFHFYSTRDHVRVRLKTAVTEVDPEVDSLVPLYGSAAFMERECHDMYGIRFRGNADLRPILLYEGFEGHPLRKDYPKDREQPLVRYRE from the coding sequence ATGAACACCGAACTGCTGGAGCGCGTGCGCGAACGGCTGGCCGGAGAAGGGCGCGAGGCGGCTTTGGCGCACGGTTTGCTGGCCGTGCAGCTGCCGCGCGACGCGCTGCTCGACACCGTTCGCGTGCTAAAGGAGAGTTTCGGCTTCGACCTGTTTCTGGACGTGACCGCGGTCGACTGGCCGGAGCGTGAAGCGCGTTTCGACGTCGTGTTCCACTTCTACTCCACCCGCGACCACGTGCGCGTGCGTTTGAAGACCGCGGTGACCGAGGTCGACCCCGAGGTCGATTCGCTGGTGCCGCTGTACGGTTCTGCCGCGTTCATGGAACGCGAATGCCACGACATGTACGGTATCCGTTTTCGCGGCAACGCCGACCTGCGCCCGATCCTGCTCTACGAAGGCTTCGAGGGTCACCCGCTGCGCAAGGATTACCCGAAGGACCGCGAGCAGCCGCTGGTGAGGTACCGCGAATGA
- a CDS encoding NADH-quinone oxidoreductase subunit B, which translates to MNPGHEKTGAFEYLTTRKDELVGWARKFSIFPYPFVTACCAMEFMSVSSTMYDTDRFGAALPRFSPRQSDLMMVVGTITHKQAPILKKVYEQMCEPKWVMAFGVCATSGGFYQNYAALQGIDRIIPVDVYIPGCPPRPESVIDGIMQLQDKIANARHPIVNEKF; encoded by the coding sequence ATGAACCCGGGTCACGAGAAGACGGGTGCTTTCGAGTACCTGACCACGCGCAAGGACGAATTGGTCGGCTGGGCCCGGAAATTCTCGATCTTTCCCTATCCCTTCGTCACCGCCTGCTGCGCGATGGAGTTCATGTCGGTGAGTTCGACGATGTACGACACCGACCGCTTCGGCGCTGCATTGCCGCGCTTCTCGCCACGCCAGTCGGACCTGATGATGGTGGTCGGCACGATCACCCATAAGCAGGCGCCGATCCTGAAGAAGGTCTACGAGCAGATGTGCGAGCCGAAGTGGGTGATGGCTTTCGGCGTCTGCGCGACCAGCGGCGGCTTCTACCAGAACTACGCGGCGCTGCAGGGAATCGACCGGATCATTCCGGTCGACGTGTACATTCCCGGCTGCCCGCCGCGCCCGGAGTCGGTGATCGACGGCATCATGCAGTTACAGGACAAGATCGCGAACGCCCGCCATCCGATCGTGAACGAGAAGTTCTGA
- a CDS encoding NADH-quinone oxidoreductase subunit A, producing MLSRSSASRVPRGAGGHYNKNRNGGWSFVVNPYAIFLLYLLAILGFVAVTLLLNRALGPKPAASAMKLEPFECGAAPVDRMNVKAVPVKYYGIAVVFILFELETVFLFLWALGAQPLTGTLLLVFGFFLLLLVLLVLYVWKSGLLEDVRA from the coding sequence ATGCTTTCGCGGAGTTCCGCAAGCCGGGTTCCGAGGGGGGCCGGCGGCCACTACAACAAGAACCGGAATGGGGGCTGGTCATTCGTCGTGAATCCGTACGCGATCTTCCTGTTGTATTTGCTCGCGATCCTGGGCTTTGTAGCGGTCACGCTGTTGCTGAACCGTGCGCTGGGGCCGAAACCCGCTGCCAGCGCGATGAAACTCGAGCCCTTCGAATGTGGAGCGGCTCCGGTCGATCGCATGAACGTGAAGGCGGTGCCGGTGAAATACTACGGAATCGCGGTGGTGTTCATCCTGTTCGAACTGGAGACGGTCTTCCTGTTCCTCTGGGCACTGGGCGCGCAGCCGCTGACCGGCACGCTGCTGCTGGTGTTCGGATTTTTCCTGCTGCTGCTCGTCCTGCTCGTGCTCTACGTCTGGAAATCGGGGCTGCTGGAGGACGTGCGCGCATGA